The Trypanosoma brucei gambiense DAL972 chromosome 10, complete sequence genome has a segment encoding these proteins:
- a CDS encoding aspartate aminotransferase, putative, with product MSRPFKDLAPVPLDPVFGLARAAKAAPEPKADLVIGAYRDQNGLPYPLKVVRKAERRIVDMGLDKEYPPMTGLLNFVEEAVKLAYGNTVPLERIAASQGLSGTGSLSLGATLLRQVVPEDTPVYVSNPTWSNHVSIFGIVGHKNIREYRYYSPSTHELDFVGLIEDLNVAPQGSIIVLHACAHNPTGVDPSKDQWATIADVFVERKLIPFFDSAYQGFASGSLDEDAYAIRHFAKRGMEMLLAQSFSKNMGLYAERVGVISAVVSDASRKEAVRSRLEVIARSYYSTPPVHGARIAHLVMSDKELRAEWEQELKEMVNRVRSMRQGVYEGLMKLGTPGTWEHIINQKGMFSYMGLSRPQCERLCEKRVFVLPVGRANLAALTPSTMDFLVKSIDDVVRHVRNK from the coding sequence GGGCTGCAAAGGCCGCCCCAGAACCGAAGGCGGATCTCGTTATTGGTGCCTACCGCGACCAAAACGGGTTGCCGTATCCATTAAAAGTAGTGCGGAAGGCTGAGCGGCGCATTGTGGACATGGGCCTTGATAAAGAGTACCCACCCATGACTGGTCTTCTTAACTTTGTTGAAGAAGCTGTAAAACTCGCCTACGGCAATACGGTGCCATTGGAGCGTATCGCCGCCTCGCAGGGTCTCAGCGGCACCGGCTCGCTTAGCCTTGGAGCCACGCTCCTCAGGCAGGTTGTACCTGAAGATACCCCTGTGTATGTTTCAAATCCCACATGGTCAAACCACGTATCAATATTCGGAATTGTGGGCCACAAAAATATCCGTGAATACCGTTACTACAGTCCCAGCACCCATGAGCTGGACTTCGTTGGCCTCATTGAAGATCTGAACGTGGCCCCTCAGGGGAGTATTATTGTGCTGCACGCATGTGCCCATAACCCCACTGGTGTGGATCCAAGCAAAGATCAGTGGGCAACCATCGCCGATGTATTTGTTGAACGTAAATTGATTCCCTTCTTTGACTCCGCCTACCAGGGTTTTGCATCCGGCAGTCTCGACGAGGACGCCTACGCCATCCGCCACTTTGCAAAGAGAGGGATGGAAATGTTACTTGCACAGTCCTTTTCCAAGAACATGGGTTTGTATGCCGAACGTGTTGGTGTGATTTCTGCTGTCGTTTCGGATGCTTCAAGGAAGGAGGCCGTGCGGAGCCGCCTTGAGGTGATCGCCCGTTCCTATTACTCAACCCCACCTGTACATGGCGCTCGCATCGCTCACCTCGTGATGAGTGACAAAGAACTCCGCGCAGAATGGGAGCAGGAACTCAAGGAGATGGTGAACCGCGTTCGAAGCATGCGTCAAGGTGTTTATGAAGGGCTGATGAAACTCGGTACTCCCGGCACTTGGGAGCACATCATCAACCAGAAGGGTATGTTCTCTTATATGGGACTTTCAAGGCCTCAGTGCGAAAGGTTGTGCGAGAAGCGCGTTTTTGTGCTGCCTGTCGGCCGCGCCAACCTCGCAGCGTTAACGCCCTCAACAATGGATTTTCTGGTCAAGTCGATTGACGATGTTGTCCGACACGTCCGTAACAAGTAG